The Leguminivora glycinivorella isolate SPB_JAAS2020 chromosome 2, LegGlyc_1.1, whole genome shotgun sequence DNA window GTGTGGTGCCATCATAGTACAGACCCGAAGAAGGGTCATAGTAGTACCCAGATGTCTCATCATACATGAATGTTCTAACATCAGGTGCATTATACACTGTTGTTCCATCACCTGTAGGAGCCTTAATATTGTTTACTGCTTGTGTAGCAGATACAACAAATGTAGGGACTGCTGGAGTCCATGTGAGCTGCCGAGCCTGAGCTGCATTGATGGCTGACTGGGCTACTGCTGCCGCAGCATTAACTCTATCTGCTTCAGACAAAGCTGAACTGTTGTTGTATGTGGTCATTTGTGAATAATAACTAGAATAGTCTACTAGATTCGGGGCTGGTTTAGGAATCTTCTGGGGCTCATtgtaaaatgatatcaatactTCCCGGCTATCAATTTCAAGTGGAGGTGAAAGAGTCATCAATTCAGAATGAGCAGCTGTGGAATCGGCTATAGAATTGAAATTTATATATGCGAGGCACTTTGATGCTCCAGTCAAAGTTTCTCTCCCTATTGTGATCCCTGCTATAGAATCTAAAACAGCCTTTGAGCATCTCTCTTTCAATGCttctaatattttttcttcTGTTGTTAAAGCATCCAATCTTCTAAACAAAAGTCTTTTTGTGATACCCATGCCTTCTGTCAAGCCATGCCTCTCAGCATCAGCCCCATAAACAGTCCCTTCTGATCTCTTTCCATTGCAGTTACGTCTATAGCATATTTGGCGTCTTTTAAAATTGTATGAGCCACATTTACAAAACCAATCTCCCGGAGAGGCATTGACAGCTTGTTCGTCCTTGTTGTCATAAGTAGAGGTGACATTGTCCAGTTCGCGGCTGGCGGATCGGCTGCGCGACCGTGGAGTGGGCGGGTCAGGTACACTGATCTTAGGCGGAGAAGGTGGCGCTGGAATGTCGCAATCGCGTTCACGTTCGTGTCGGCGCGGCGAATGTCGTCGCGATCGAGAGCGTGAGCGCGAACGCGCACGTTCGTGGCGATCCCGAGAGCGTCCGCGTCGGTCATCACGCTCGTAACGATCCCCACGGTCACCGCGGTCGCAACGATCGCCGCGGTCGGTGCGATCACGCCGGTCACGGTCACGGTCCCCGGTACGGTCGTACCGGTCATACCGGTCGCGGTGGTGGCGAGGAGATCCCCGTGAACGGTCAGGAGAATCGCGGCGCATGTCCCATACGGGCGAACGTGCTCGCTTCGCCCACGGGTCCGGTCGATCTTGAGTCTCCCACCGCGAACTCCGGTCATTGCGGTCGTCACGTCCACGCCACGACATCGCTTATCCCTGCGAACATCCACATAGATCAACAAACATTACTCACGAGCCTTCCCACGTCGCCGTCGCCGCCGATCCAATGGAGCCCTAAAAAAATCTTCGATCAATGACCCCTTCCTCATTTTGTTTACCTGTATTTGTCACTTGGTCAATGTATTGTGATTCTGCGTTGAGACACGATAGTTCTTAACAAGAAATCaattattaattttcatagAAGAACGGTTACTTCAGACAGTAGACATTTCATTGAATTCTTTTTCACAGGCTACATAGAACACTTCAAAGCGAGCATATCGCCATattgatttcttttttttactacgcAGAGCTGCGTGAGCGTATTCTGCGTTTTGTTTCATCaagaaaaaatatgacatgttCAAGTAGACTACTAAAAGCgaagtaaaaaaaactttaattattttttattttaatttaacactCCAGTTCAATTAGAAAAAAAGCATAAAAATAGAAACAATGCGCTATGGACAGGATATTTGATAGTTGACTTCTATTATATCGTAAAATCAGTTTCTTacaagaattttatatatatctctggatagtgcgtgccgaccaatgagttgaagccaggttcattcacctttact harbors:
- the LOC125237902 gene encoding RNA-binding protein 5-like — translated: MSWRGRDDRNDRSSRWETQDRPDPWAKRARSPVWDMRRDSPDRSRGSPRHHRDRYDRYDRTGDRDRDRRDRTDRGDRCDRGDRGDRYERDDRRGRSRDRHERARSRSRSRSRRHSPRRHERERDCDIPAPPSPPKISVPDPPTPRSRSRSASRELDNVTSTYDNKDEQAVNASPGDWFCKCGSYNFKRRQICYRRNCNGKRSEGTVYGADAERHGLTEGMGITKRLLFRRLDALTTEEKILEALKERCSKAVLDSIAGITIGRETLTGASKCLAYINFNSIADSTAAHSELMTLSPPLEIDSREVLISFYNEPQKIPKPAPNLVDYSSYYSQMTTYNNSSALSEADRVNAAAAVAQSAINAAQARQLTWTPAVPTFVVSATQAVNNIKAPTGDGTTVYNAPDVRTFMYDETSGYYYDPSSGLYYDGTTQYFYNSQINQYMYWDATSSTYIAATQATQNTDQPKLPNPPSVTVDNIITKEPEEKKKKDKEDKVKVAKKIAKDMERWARTLNQKKENAKSNYVMDQPQDTGPSKGSADIGFSVLGAGPSLTHVREISPPPTVVPAAPDEFLIKRVAEPAFDNDDGIIDWTKLTCLLCKRKFPSAEVLTKHKTLSDLHKQNLAAHRKQSDSAPQMNGYRDRAAERRMKFGEDETPVRKRFEPPEPIQPPIQAAPPPSVVDTIGGKMLQKMGWSAGRGLGKTEQGRIAPIEAEQRPSLAGLGQKRGIYTPTPGETYRDTVKKLMIARYKEVVGQEEGN